One genomic region from Nymphaea colorata isolate Beijing-Zhang1983 chromosome 10, ASM883128v2, whole genome shotgun sequence encodes:
- the LOC116262017 gene encoding 30S ribosomal protein S21, chloroplastic-like isoform X1, with amino-acid sequence MAVAATALCSALSRLTFSSAPPPSFLSSSLGTTLHFSTFRGKTRTPSFVCSDSGYNVQIVVGEAEPEEALLRRFRREVSRAGIIDECKRRRFFENKQDEKKRKAREAGRRNRRRRQSSPRFSSSSTEDDSAGSKKKADDDDDNWELPEGDIPA; translated from the exons ATGGCCGTTGCTGCTACTGCTCTGTGCAGTGCCCTCTCCCGACTCACCTTCTCTTCTGCTCCTCCgccttctttcctctcttcttctttaggCACCACCCTTCACTTCTCTACGTTCCGGGGGAAGACGCGCACGCCTTCCTTCGTCTGCTCCGATTCCGGATACAACGTGCAGATCGTGGTGGGGGAGGCCGAACCGGAGGAGGCGCTGCTGCGTCGATTCAGGAGGGAGGTATCGAGGGCAGGTATTATAGATGAGTGCAAGCGCCGGAGGTTCTTCGAGAACAAACAGGACGAGAAGAAGCGGAAGGCCAGAGAGGCCGGCCGGCGCAACCGTCGCAG GCGACAGTCATCACCAAGGTTTTCGTCCTCATCAACAGAGGATGATTCTGCTGGGTCAAAGAAGAAagcagatgatgatgatgataactGGGAACTTCCCGAAGGAGACATTCCAGCCTGA
- the LOC116262017 gene encoding uncharacterized protein LOC116262017 isoform X3 produces the protein MAVAATALCSALSRLTFSSAPPPSFLSSSLGTTLHFSTFRGKTRTPSFVCSDSGYNVQIVVGEAEPEEALLRRFRREVSRAGIIDECKRRRFFENKQDEKKRKAREAGRRNRRRCCFTALLLQFRDGGGPVCVSLLVGSHFNECN, from the exons ATGGCCGTTGCTGCTACTGCTCTGTGCAGTGCCCTCTCCCGACTCACCTTCTCTTCTGCTCCTCCgccttctttcctctcttcttctttaggCACCACCCTTCACTTCTCTACGTTCCGGGGGAAGACGCGCACGCCTTCCTTCGTCTGCTCCGATTCCGGATACAACGTGCAGATCGTGGTGGGGGAGGCCGAACCGGAGGAGGCGCTGCTGCGTCGATTCAGGAGGGAGGTATCGAGGGCAGGTATTATAGATGAGTGCAAGCGCCGGAGGTTCTTCGAGAACAAACAGGACGAGAAGAAGCGGAAGGCCAGAGAGGCCGGCCGGCGCAACCGTCGCAGGTGCTGTTTTACAGCTTTACTACTTCAATTTCGTGATGGTGGTGGACCGGTG TGTGTGAGTCTTCTCGTTGGTTCACATTTCAATGAATGCAACTAA
- the LOC116262017 gene encoding uncharacterized protein LOC116262017 isoform X4, with the protein MAVAATALCSALSRLTFSSAPPPSFLSSSLGTTLHFSTFRGKTRTPSFVCSDSGYNVQIVVGEAEPEEALLRRFRREVSRAGIIDECKRRRFFENKQDEKKRKAREAGRRNRRRCCFTALLLQFRDGGGPCVSLLVGSHFNECN; encoded by the exons ATGGCCGTTGCTGCTACTGCTCTGTGCAGTGCCCTCTCCCGACTCACCTTCTCTTCTGCTCCTCCgccttctttcctctcttcttctttaggCACCACCCTTCACTTCTCTACGTTCCGGGGGAAGACGCGCACGCCTTCCTTCGTCTGCTCCGATTCCGGATACAACGTGCAGATCGTGGTGGGGGAGGCCGAACCGGAGGAGGCGCTGCTGCGTCGATTCAGGAGGGAGGTATCGAGGGCAGGTATTATAGATGAGTGCAAGCGCCGGAGGTTCTTCGAGAACAAACAGGACGAGAAGAAGCGGAAGGCCAGAGAGGCCGGCCGGCGCAACCGTCGCAGGTGCTGTTTTACAGCTTTACTACTTCAATTTCGTGATGGTGGTGGACCG TGTGTGAGTCTTCTCGTTGGTTCACATTTCAATGAATGCAACTAA
- the LOC116262017 gene encoding uncharacterized protein LOC116262017 isoform X2, producing MAVAATALCSALSRLTFSSAPPPSFLSSSLGTTLHFSTFRGKTRTPSFVCSDSGYNVQIVVGEAEPEEALLRRFRREVSRAGIIDECKRRRFFENKQDEKKRKAREAGRRNRRRCCFTALLLQFRDGGGPVVCVSLLVGSHFNECN from the exons ATGGCCGTTGCTGCTACTGCTCTGTGCAGTGCCCTCTCCCGACTCACCTTCTCTTCTGCTCCTCCgccttctttcctctcttcttctttaggCACCACCCTTCACTTCTCTACGTTCCGGGGGAAGACGCGCACGCCTTCCTTCGTCTGCTCCGATTCCGGATACAACGTGCAGATCGTGGTGGGGGAGGCCGAACCGGAGGAGGCGCTGCTGCGTCGATTCAGGAGGGAGGTATCGAGGGCAGGTATTATAGATGAGTGCAAGCGCCGGAGGTTCTTCGAGAACAAACAGGACGAGAAGAAGCGGAAGGCCAGAGAGGCCGGCCGGCGCAACCGTCGCAGGTGCTGTTTTACAGCTTTACTACTTCAATTTCGTGATGGTGGTGGACCGGTGGTG TGTGTGAGTCTTCTCGTTGGTTCACATTTCAATGAATGCAACTAA